Proteins from one Thermodesulfobacteriota bacterium genomic window:
- a CDS encoding IS110 family transposase yields the protein MLIIGAAMRKLVHIIYGVLKNKVPFDPNYSLKSS from the coding sequence ATGCTCATTATAGGAGCTGCAATGAGAAAACTGGTTCATATAATTTACGGCGTGCTTAAAAACAAGGTACCTTTCGATCCAAATTACTCTCTCAAATCCTCTTGA